In one Nocardia tengchongensis genomic region, the following are encoded:
- a CDS encoding dihydrofolate reductase family protein: MLPVIYSMSVSLDGFIAGPTGEIGWSAPFPEQMRFHLEQTRHIAAYVCGSGLYQEMLVWENAEETMAGEVEVEFARIWRALPKVVFSRTLETVTGNARLATADLATEIGRLRDQFDTGVIAVGGAGLAATAIEENLVDEYRQFVCPIILGEGTPYFPPLAAPVDLRLIESRTLNSRTVYLRYERTR, translated from the coding sequence ATGTTGCCCGTGATCTATTCGATGAGTGTGTCGCTGGACGGGTTCATCGCAGGCCCTACCGGGGAGATCGGGTGGAGCGCGCCGTTCCCGGAGCAGATGCGCTTCCATCTCGAGCAGACCCGGCACATCGCCGCGTATGTGTGCGGGAGCGGGCTGTACCAGGAGATGCTGGTGTGGGAGAACGCCGAGGAGACCATGGCCGGGGAGGTCGAGGTGGAGTTCGCTCGGATCTGGCGGGCCCTTCCGAAGGTGGTGTTCTCGCGCACATTGGAGACGGTGACGGGCAATGCTCGCCTCGCCACCGCCGACCTGGCCACCGAGATCGGACGCCTGCGTGACCAGTTCGACACGGGAGTGATCGCGGTCGGCGGTGCAGGCTTGGCCGCGACCGCCATCGAGGAGAACCTGGTCGACGAATACCGCCAGTTCGTCTGCCCGATCATCCTCGGCGAGGGCACCCCGTACTTCCCGCCGCTGGCCGCACCCGTCGACCTGCGTCTGATCGAGTCCCGGACCCTGAACTCCCGCACCGTGTACCTGCGCTACGAGCGCACCCGCTGA
- a CDS encoding proline--tRNA ligase: MITRLSHLFLRTLRDDPADAEVPSHKLLVRAGYVRRIAPGVYSWLPLGLRTLRKVEDVVRAEMNAIGAQEISLPALLPREPYETTNRWTEYGDGLFRLKDRKGQDYLLGPTHEELFALTVKGEYNSYKDLPVTLYQIQTKYRDEGRPRAGILRGREFVMKDSYSFDLDEDGLKNSYNAHREAYQKIFDRLGVKYVIVAATSGAMGGSASEEFLADSPVGEDTYVICRESGYAANVEAVVTAAPPAIAIEGQADAVVHDTPDTPTIATLVDWANGAGIDKVLGREATAADTLKNVMVKLVYPDGKTELLGIGIPGDREVDEKRLEASVEPASVELLDEADFKANPFLVKGYIGPKALLANGVRYLVDPRVVSGTAWITGADEPGKHYVGLVAGRDFTADGTIEAAEVRNGDPSPDGRGVLEAARGIEIGHIFQLGQKYTDAFQVDVLGENGKPVRLTMGSYGVGVSRMVAVLAEQKHDDKGLRWPREVAPFDVHVVIANKDEGARAGAEQVAAELDSLGFEVLLDDRTASPGVKFKDAELLGMPYIVVVGRGWAEGKIELRDRFAGTAEELPADTAVATVAAKIRG, translated from the coding sequence GTGATCACCCGCCTCTCCCACCTGTTCCTGCGCACCCTGCGCGACGATCCCGCCGACGCCGAGGTGCCCAGCCACAAGCTGCTGGTGCGTGCCGGATACGTGCGTCGCATCGCGCCCGGCGTCTATTCGTGGCTGCCGCTCGGCCTGCGCACGCTGCGCAAGGTCGAGGACGTGGTCCGGGCGGAGATGAACGCCATCGGCGCGCAGGAGATCTCGCTGCCGGCCCTGCTGCCGCGCGAGCCCTACGAGACCACCAACCGCTGGACCGAGTACGGCGACGGCCTGTTCCGGTTGAAGGACCGCAAGGGCCAGGACTACCTGCTCGGCCCCACCCATGAGGAGCTGTTCGCGCTCACCGTGAAGGGTGAGTACAACTCGTACAAGGATCTGCCGGTCACGCTGTACCAGATCCAGACCAAGTACCGCGACGAAGGCCGCCCCCGCGCGGGCATCCTGCGCGGCCGCGAATTCGTCATGAAGGACTCCTACTCCTTCGACCTCGACGAGGACGGGCTGAAGAACAGCTACAACGCCCACCGCGAGGCCTACCAGAAGATCTTCGACCGCCTCGGCGTGAAGTATGTGATCGTGGCCGCCACCTCCGGCGCCATGGGCGGTTCGGCCTCGGAGGAGTTCCTGGCCGACAGCCCCGTCGGTGAGGACACCTACGTCATCTGCCGCGAGTCCGGTTACGCCGCGAACGTGGAGGCCGTGGTCACCGCCGCGCCGCCCGCCATCGCGATCGAGGGCCAGGCCGACGCCGTCGTCCACGACACCCCGGACACCCCCACCATCGCCACCCTGGTCGACTGGGCCAACGGCGCGGGCATCGACAAGGTGCTGGGCCGCGAGGCCACCGCCGCCGACACCCTCAAGAACGTCATGGTCAAGCTGGTCTACCCCGACGGCAAGACCGAACTGCTCGGCATCGGCATCCCCGGCGACCGTGAGGTCGACGAGAAGCGGCTCGAGGCGTCCGTCGAGCCGGCCTCCGTCGAACTGCTCGACGAGGCCGACTTCAAGGCCAACCCCTTCCTGGTGAAGGGCTACATCGGCCCGAAGGCCCTACTCGCCAACGGCGTCCGCTACCTGGTCGACCCGCGCGTGGTGTCCGGCACCGCCTGGATCACCGGCGCCGACGAGCCCGGCAAGCACTACGTCGGCCTGGTCGCCGGCCGCGACTTCACCGCCGACGGCACCATCGAGGCCGCCGAGGTTCGCAACGGCGACCCCTCGCCCGACGGCCGTGGCGTCCTCGAGGCCGCCCGCGGCATCGAGATCGGCCACATCTTCCAGCTCGGCCAGAAGTACACCGACGCCTTCCAGGTCGACGTGCTGGGCGAGAACGGCAAGCCGGTCCGCCTCACCATGGGCTCCTACGGTGTCGGCGTGTCCCGCATGGTCGCGGTCCTCGCCGAGCAGAAGCACGACGACAAGGGCCTGCGCTGGCCCCGCGAGGTCGCCCCCTTCGACGTCCACGTCGTCATCGCCAACAAGGACGAGGGCGCCCGCGCCGGCGCCGAACAGGTTGCCGCCGAACTCGATTCCCTCGGCTTCGAGGTCCTCCTCGACGACCGCACCGCCTCCCCGGGCGTGAAGTTCAAGGACGCCGAACTCCTCGGCATGCCCTACATCGTCGTCGTCGGCCGCGGCTGGGCCGAAGGCAAGATCGAACTCCGCGACCGCTTCGCCGGCACCGCCGAAGAACTCCCCGCCGACACCGCCGTCGCCACCGTGGCAGCCAAGATCCGCGGCTGA
- the yaaA gene encoding peroxide stress protein YaaA — MLVLLPPSETKSDGGSVGPLDLDSLSMPQLTAVRDKLVTELIELAADADASRAALGLGKGADAEIARNAALRTSATRPALDRYTGVLYDALDAAGFTKAQRGKAEARLGIGSALFGVVRAGDPIPAYRLSGGSKLPGLPTLQSLWKSVLPEALRAEAAGQLVVDLRSGTYQNLGRIPGAITATVLTERPDGKRTVVSHFNKHHKGLLARALVLTRTEPSTIDALARVSEKAGLRTEIASPTELLIITD; from the coding sequence GTGCTGGTGCTGCTGCCTCCCTCAGAAACCAAGTCCGACGGTGGTTCGGTCGGTCCCCTGGACCTGGATTCCCTCTCGATGCCGCAGCTCACGGCGGTGCGCGACAAACTGGTCACCGAGCTGATCGAGTTGGCCGCCGACGCGGACGCCTCACGGGCCGCGCTCGGGCTGGGCAAGGGGGCTGACGCGGAGATCGCGCGCAACGCCGCCCTGCGCACCTCCGCCACCCGCCCGGCCCTGGACCGGTACACCGGCGTGCTCTACGACGCCCTGGATGCCGCGGGCTTCACGAAGGCGCAGCGCGGCAAGGCCGAAGCCCGGCTCGGGATCGGTTCGGCGTTGTTCGGTGTGGTGCGCGCGGGCGACCCGATTCCCGCCTACCGGCTCTCGGGCGGCTCCAAACTGCCGGGTCTGCCGACCCTGCAGTCGCTGTGGAAGTCGGTGCTGCCGGAGGCGTTGCGCGCCGAGGCGGCCGGGCAGCTGGTCGTGGATCTGCGTTCGGGCACCTATCAGAACCTGGGCCGCATCCCGGGCGCGATCACCGCGACCGTGCTCACCGAGCGCCCCGACGGCAAGCGAACCGTGGTGAGCCACTTCAACAAACACCACAAGGGTCTGCTGGCTCGCGCGCTGGTCCTGACCCGCACCGAGCCCTCGACCATCGACGCGCTGGCCCGCGTCTCCGAGAAGGCCGGTCTGCGCACCGAGATCGCGTCTCCGACCGAGCTGCTCATCATCACCGACTGA
- a CDS encoding ankyrin repeat domain-containing protein translates to MEPNELSPEVLELAGKIFDLARTGDAATLAAYLDAGVPVNLTNDNGDTLLMLAAYYSHPEAVTALLDRKADPNFGNDKGQTPLSGAVFKGSDEIVRALLAAGADPNAGSPSARDAAEMFGQTKYLALFDA, encoded by the coding sequence GTGGAACCCAACGAGCTGTCCCCCGAGGTCCTCGAACTCGCCGGCAAGATCTTCGACCTCGCCCGTACCGGCGACGCCGCCACCCTGGCCGCCTATCTCGACGCCGGCGTCCCGGTGAACCTCACCAACGACAATGGCGACACCCTGCTCATGCTCGCCGCCTACTACTCCCACCCGGAGGCGGTGACCGCCCTCCTGGACCGCAAGGCCGACCCCAACTTCGGCAACGACAAGGGCCAAACCCCGTTGTCGGGAGCGGTTTTCAAGGGCTCCGACGAGATCGTGCGCGCGTTGCTCGCCGCCGGCGCCGACCCGAACGCGGGCAGCCCGTCGGCCCGCGACGCCGCCGAAATGTTCGGCCAGACAAAGTATCTGGCGCTGTTCGACGCCTGA
- a CDS encoding maleylpyruvate isomerase family mycothiol-dependent enzyme: protein MSNAVSRDELWGLVHAERAALADDLAGLSAAQWAQRSLCGDWSVEEVVAHLTAGASTGRFRWLISVLSNRFDFGKHNDRQLAAHRGSTPAETLERFRAVVGSTVAPSGHTAAWLGEVIVHGQDIRQPLGLPRKPSIEAVTEVARFFASRDFTVPSHKSIQGLRLEATDGPFAIGDGPVVTGPTIALTMAMAGRTTYCDELTGAGLPTLRGRI from the coding sequence GTGTCGAACGCTGTTTCTCGTGACGAGCTGTGGGGGCTGGTGCACGCCGAACGCGCCGCGCTGGCCGATGATCTCGCCGGACTGAGCGCCGCGCAGTGGGCGCAACGGTCGCTGTGCGGGGACTGGTCGGTGGAAGAGGTGGTCGCACACCTCACGGCGGGGGCGAGCACCGGGCGATTCCGCTGGCTGATCAGCGTGCTGAGCAATCGCTTCGACTTCGGCAAACACAATGACCGGCAGCTGGCCGCGCATCGCGGGTCCACCCCTGCGGAGACCTTGGAGCGGTTCCGCGCGGTCGTCGGCAGCACGGTCGCACCGTCCGGGCACACCGCGGCCTGGCTCGGTGAGGTGATCGTGCACGGCCAGGACATTCGGCAGCCGTTGGGTCTGCCGCGCAAGCCGTCGATCGAGGCCGTCACCGAGGTGGCGCGATTCTTCGCAAGCCGCGACTTCACCGTCCCCAGCCACAAATCGATCCAAGGCCTGCGGCTGGAAGCGACCGACGGCCCCTTCGCCATCGGAGACGGTCCCGTGGTGACCGGCCCGACGATCGCCTTGACCATGGCGATGGCGGGCCGGACAACCTACTGCGACGAACTCACCGGCGCGGGCCTGCCCACCCTGCGCGGTCGCATCTGA
- a CDS encoding dihydrofolate reductase family protein — protein MAQMVRVHNFNVSSDGYGAGEGQSLERPFGDADATALFSWSGATAHGPTRTEPGGSYGLDDYCTREWHRNVGAEIMGRNKFGPQRGPWENLEWEGWWGAEPPFRTPVFVLTHHVRPSITRGATTFHFLNASPKEALAQALDAADGKDVRIGGGVATVRAFLEADLIDQMHVAVAPVELGRGEQLWTSPDTLTDRFHLERIPSPSGVTHHFFWRK, from the coding sequence ATGGCGCAGATGGTTCGGGTTCACAACTTCAACGTCTCCAGCGACGGTTACGGCGCGGGTGAGGGGCAGAGTCTGGAGCGTCCGTTCGGGGACGCCGACGCGACCGCGCTGTTCTCCTGGTCCGGCGCGACCGCCCACGGTCCCACCCGCACCGAGCCGGGCGGCAGCTACGGACTCGACGACTACTGCACCCGTGAATGGCATCGAAATGTCGGCGCGGAAATCATGGGCCGCAACAAATTCGGGCCCCAGCGTGGACCGTGGGAGAACCTCGAATGGGAGGGTTGGTGGGGTGCGGAGCCGCCCTTCCGCACCCCCGTCTTCGTGCTCACCCACCATGTCCGGCCCTCGATCACCCGGGGCGCCACCACATTCCACTTCCTGAACGCCTCACCCAAGGAGGCGCTGGCGCAGGCGCTGGACGCCGCGGACGGCAAGGACGTCCGGATCGGCGGCGGCGTCGCCACGGTCCGGGCCTTCCTCGAGGCGGACCTCATCGACCAGATGCACGTTGCGGTCGCCCCGGTGGAACTCGGCCGCGGCGAACAACTCTGGACCAGCCCGGACACCCTCACCGACCGCTTCCACCTGGAGCGTATCCCCAGCCCCAGCGGCGTCACCCACCACTTCTTCTGGCGGAAGTGA
- a CDS encoding helix-turn-helix domain-containing protein, translating into MTQPVAPGKLTTPPGKSGCPINMTVELLGDRWSLIVLRDIMFSGATHFRELLTGSIEGIASNMLAARLAKLVDAGLLTRDDDPSHRQKVEYHLTEAAIQLVPVLANLGAWGARWLDTTPELTIRAELLAAGGPALWERFMAELRAVHLHGAPTPTDGVLAELTAAYEETARREREASTGTR; encoded by the coding sequence GTGACGCAACCAGTTGCACCGGGCAAGTTGACTACCCCGCCGGGCAAGTCGGGCTGTCCGATCAACATGACCGTCGAGCTGCTCGGGGATCGATGGAGCTTGATCGTGTTGCGCGACATCATGTTCAGCGGCGCTACCCACTTCCGTGAGCTGCTCACCGGATCGATCGAAGGCATCGCCTCCAATATGCTCGCGGCCCGCCTCGCGAAGCTCGTGGACGCCGGCCTGCTCACCCGCGACGACGATCCGAGCCATCGGCAGAAGGTCGAATACCACCTCACCGAGGCGGCGATCCAGCTCGTACCGGTCCTGGCCAATCTCGGGGCGTGGGGAGCCCGCTGGCTGGACACCACCCCGGAACTGACCATCCGAGCCGAACTGCTGGCCGCGGGCGGGCCCGCGCTGTGGGAGCGATTCATGGCCGAACTTCGCGCCGTTCACCTGCACGGCGCGCCGACGCCGACCGACGGTGTCCTCGCGGAACTGACGGCGGCCTACGAGGAAACCGCGCGCAGGGAGCGAGAAGCCTCGACCGGGACGCGGTAG
- a CDS encoding alkaline phosphatase family protein — protein MRASHRRTTSRRTVLAGVGALALGTAVGATGCRETPAAQAGGLPVPAECGIDHIIVLMMENRSFDHYLGWLPGANGKQGGLTFTDRNGKARSTFHLSTTQGCQYNDPDHSFEGGRVALNNGACDGWLRAGDNDEFPIGYYEQNDLAFYGNAAPAWTVCDNYFAAIMAETTPNRVYQHAAQTDRIHNSMTVSTLPTVWDRLAAAGIPGRYYFSDVPFIGLWGAKYLSISRRFGSFLTDCAAGTLPAVSFVDPGFLGEASGTSTDDHPHADIRAGQAFLNQVYQAVTKGPAWSRTLLIINYDEWGGFFDHVPPQVAPDANPDWGLRGFRVPCLVISPRARRGHVAHQVYDHTSVLKAIEWRWGLPSLTPRDAAARNIAEVLDFTGPPNLDAPQWNVPPIKPGACSPAAVADFEQWNILRKLAASAGWSL, from the coding sequence GTGAGAGCTTCCCACCGCCGCACCACCAGCCGCCGGACCGTCCTCGCCGGGGTCGGGGCGCTCGCGCTCGGCACTGCCGTCGGGGCGACGGGCTGCCGTGAGACCCCGGCCGCGCAGGCCGGTGGACTGCCCGTCCCCGCGGAGTGCGGGATCGACCACATCATCGTGTTGATGATGGAGAACCGTTCGTTCGACCACTACCTGGGCTGGCTGCCAGGTGCGAACGGCAAACAGGGCGGTCTGACCTTTACTGATCGGAATGGTAAGGCGCGCAGTACCTTTCACCTGTCCACCACCCAGGGCTGCCAGTACAACGATCCCGACCACTCGTTCGAGGGTGGGCGGGTGGCGCTCAACAACGGCGCGTGCGACGGCTGGCTGCGGGCCGGGGACAATGACGAGTTCCCGATCGGCTATTACGAGCAGAACGATCTCGCGTTCTATGGCAACGCGGCGCCGGCCTGGACGGTGTGCGACAACTATTTCGCCGCGATCATGGCCGAGACCACACCCAATCGTGTCTATCAGCATGCCGCGCAAACCGACCGGATCCACAATTCGATGACCGTGTCGACGCTGCCGACCGTCTGGGATCGGCTGGCCGCGGCCGGAATCCCGGGTCGCTACTACTTCTCCGACGTCCCGTTCATCGGGCTGTGGGGCGCCAAATACCTGTCCATCAGCCGCCGCTTCGGCAGCTTCCTGACCGACTGCGCGGCGGGCACACTCCCGGCGGTGTCCTTCGTCGACCCCGGATTCCTCGGCGAGGCCTCCGGCACCTCGACCGACGACCATCCGCACGCCGACATCCGTGCGGGGCAAGCCTTTCTGAATCAGGTGTATCAGGCGGTCACCAAGGGCCCGGCGTGGTCGCGCACGCTGCTGATCATCAACTACGACGAGTGGGGCGGGTTCTTCGACCATGTGCCGCCCCAGGTCGCGCCCGACGCCAATCCGGACTGGGGGCTGCGCGGCTTCCGGGTGCCGTGCCTGGTGATCTCGCCGAGGGCGCGCCGCGGGCACGTGGCGCATCAGGTCTACGACCACACCTCGGTGCTGAAGGCCATCGAATGGCGGTGGGGTTTACCGTCTCTGACGCCCCGCGACGCCGCCGCCCGCAATATCGCCGAGGTGCTCGACTTCACCGGACCACCGAATCTGGATGCGCCGCAATGGAATGTCCCGCCGATCAAACCGGGGGCGTGCTCCCCCGCCGCGGTGGCCGATTTCGAACAGTGGAACATCCTGCGCAAACTGGCCGCTTCGGCGGGGTGGAGCCTGTGA
- a CDS encoding carboxymuconolactone decarboxylase family protein — MIIDIPEGKDPIGYVWGEMVPGIGVAASNFSLAVYSHSTLGLREFEAARLRIAQINGCLFCLDWRTDRNGEKVEESFADDVTNWRTTENFDDRVRLAAEYAEVYTLDHHALDDEFFERMKKQYTDAEIVELSMCLGSWLAFGRLNHVLGLDAVCVLPGHSAQ; from the coding sequence ATGATCATCGACATCCCCGAGGGCAAGGACCCCATCGGCTACGTGTGGGGCGAAATGGTGCCCGGCATCGGTGTGGCCGCCTCCAACTTCTCCCTCGCCGTGTACTCGCACAGCACCCTGGGCCTGCGCGAATTCGAGGCCGCGCGACTGCGGATCGCCCAGATCAACGGCTGCCTGTTCTGCCTGGACTGGCGCACCGACCGCAATGGCGAGAAGGTCGAGGAGTCCTTCGCCGACGACGTCACCAACTGGCGCACCACCGAGAACTTCGATGACCGCGTCCGGCTGGCCGCCGAATACGCCGAGGTGTACACCCTCGACCACCACGCCCTCGACGACGAGTTCTTCGAGCGCATGAAGAAGCAGTACACCGACGCCGAGATCGTCGAACTGTCCATGTGCCTGGGTTCGTGGCTGGCCTTCGGCCGCCTCAACCACGTGCTGGGCCTCGACGCGGTGTGCGTGCTGCCGGGTCACTCCGCCCAGTAG
- a CDS encoding dihydrodipicolinate reductase — MISTLVWGTGNVGRAAIRAVAAHPELELTGVLVHNPAKVGRDAGALAGLDTELGIAATDDIEAALARPRAVVYAASGDIRPDDALADIERALRTGAVVVTPALYALYDHRSAPAELRDRVTAAATEGGGTLFVSGIDPGWGNDVLPLLMSGLGSTVDVLRCQEIFDYTTYDQPDSVRYLVGMGQPMDYQPPMLAPTIPTMVWGGQIRLIARGLGVALTDIREVVERRALEETVETELMGKFDAGTQGAVRFEVQGIVDGSPRIVIEHVTRIHASCAPDWPQPHSGAGAHRVIIEGRPRIEITVQATDEDGNHSAGGNATAVGRLVNALPWLATAEPGLYDALDVPLPFGTLGAQPFGSQ, encoded by the coding sequence ATGATTTCCACCCTGGTCTGGGGCACGGGCAATGTCGGTCGTGCGGCCATCCGGGCCGTCGCGGCACACCCCGAACTGGAGCTGACCGGCGTCCTGGTCCACAACCCGGCCAAGGTGGGCCGCGACGCGGGCGCCCTCGCCGGACTGGACACCGAACTGGGCATCGCGGCCACCGACGACATCGAAGCCGCGCTCGCCAGACCCCGCGCCGTCGTCTACGCCGCCTCCGGCGACATCCGCCCCGACGACGCCCTCGCCGACATCGAGCGCGCCCTGCGCACCGGAGCCGTCGTCGTCACCCCCGCGCTGTACGCGCTCTACGACCACCGCAGCGCCCCCGCCGAACTGCGCGACCGCGTCACCGCCGCCGCCACCGAGGGTGGCGGCACCCTGTTCGTCTCCGGCATCGACCCCGGCTGGGGCAACGACGTCCTGCCGCTGCTGATGAGCGGCCTCGGCAGCACCGTCGACGTGCTGCGCTGCCAGGAGATCTTCGACTACACCACCTACGACCAGCCCGACTCGGTGCGCTACCTGGTCGGCATGGGCCAGCCCATGGACTACCAGCCGCCCATGCTCGCGCCCACCATCCCGACCATGGTGTGGGGCGGCCAGATCCGGCTCATCGCGCGCGGACTCGGCGTGGCGCTCACCGATATTCGCGAGGTGGTGGAACGCCGCGCGCTCGAGGAGACCGTCGAGACCGAGCTGATGGGCAAGTTCGACGCCGGCACCCAGGGTGCGGTGCGCTTCGAGGTGCAGGGCATCGTCGACGGCAGCCCGCGCATCGTCATCGAACACGTCACCCGCATTCACGCGAGCTGCGCGCCCGACTGGCCGCAGCCGCACAGCGGCGCGGGCGCGCACCGCGTCATCATCGAGGGCCGCCCCCGCATCGAGATCACCGTGCAGGCCACCGACGAGGACGGCAATCACTCCGCGGGCGGAAACGCAACGGCCGTCGGCAGATTGGTGAACGCGCTGCCCTGGCTGGCGACCGCGGAACCCGGTTTGTACGACGCGCTCGACGTCCCCCTGCCGTTCGGCACGCTGGGCGCGCAGCCCTTCGGAAGCCAGTGA
- a CDS encoding nuclear transport factor 2 family protein gives MDFAALESIRALKYRYLRTLDLKQWDDFADTLCHDIVGSYGSPSGGLPAQFTSRDQIVDYMRGALGGNIITVHVANHPEITVDGDTASGSWCLEDTVIAADYGLLIRGAAYYHDTYRREDGVWRIATTGYQRIYESKMLTGELPGYALTANRWAPAEENR, from the coding sequence ATGGATTTCGCAGCACTCGAATCGATTCGCGCACTCAAGTACCGCTACCTGCGCACCCTGGACCTGAAGCAGTGGGACGACTTCGCGGACACGCTGTGCCACGACATCGTCGGCTCATACGGCTCCCCCTCGGGCGGACTGCCCGCGCAGTTCACCAGCCGCGACCAGATCGTGGACTACATGCGAGGGGCGCTGGGCGGCAACATCATCACCGTGCACGTCGCCAACCACCCCGAGATCACCGTCGACGGCGACACCGCCTCGGGCAGCTGGTGCCTCGAGGACACGGTGATCGCCGCCGACTACGGGCTGCTCATCCGCGGCGCGGCCTACTACCACGACACCTACCGCCGCGAGGACGGCGTATGGCGCATCGCCACCACCGGCTACCAGCGCATCTACGAGTCCAAGATGCTCACCGGCGAGCTGCCCGGCTATGCGCTGACAGCCAACCGCTGGGCGCCGGCCGAAGAGAACCGCTGA
- a CDS encoding NADPH-dependent F420 reductase, producing MTTLGLIGSGNIGGTLARLAVAAGIDVVLSNSRGPETLAELVAELGERARAATPAEAAAAGDVVVVTVPLKAYRQVPAEQLVGKVVIDTNNYYPERDGEIADLDAGVSTSSELLQRHLPRARVVKAFNNIFYKHLAVLAHPAGDERTVLPIAGDDGEAKTAAAELIGALGYDTLDIGALAESWRTQPGTPVYGTPYAAGEPFWEHGAAQADADTVRKAVDAAER from the coding sequence ATGACGACGCTTGGATTGATCGGAAGCGGCAATATCGGCGGCACCCTGGCCCGGCTGGCCGTGGCCGCGGGGATCGATGTGGTGCTGAGCAATTCGCGAGGGCCCGAGACGCTGGCCGAACTGGTCGCGGAACTGGGGGAGCGCGCCCGCGCCGCCACCCCGGCCGAGGCGGCCGCCGCGGGGGACGTCGTGGTCGTGACGGTCCCGCTGAAGGCCTACCGGCAGGTTCCGGCCGAGCAGCTGGTCGGCAAGGTGGTCATCGACACCAACAACTACTACCCCGAGCGCGACGGCGAGATCGCCGACCTGGACGCGGGGGTATCGACCAGTTCCGAACTGCTGCAACGGCATCTGCCGCGTGCACGAGTCGTGAAGGCGTTCAACAACATCTTCTACAAGCACCTCGCGGTCCTGGCTCACCCCGCCGGTGACGAGCGCACCGTCCTCCCCATCGCCGGGGACGACGGCGAGGCGAAAACCGCTGCGGCGGAACTGATCGGCGCGCTCGGCTACGACACCCTCGACATCGGCGCGCTCGCCGAGAGCTGGCGCACCCAGCCGGGAACCCCGGTCTACGGCACGCCCTACGCGGCCGGTGAACCGTTCTGGGAGCACGGGGCGGCGCAGGCCGATGCCGACACCGTGCGCAAGGCGGTCGACGCCGCCGAGCGCTGA
- a CDS encoding isopenicillin N synthase family oxygenase: MTPIATIDLDRWREGGESAAGVLRDVDAGLRRAGFLLVRGHGVPHGLPDRLRVAARRFFALPPEVKQRYAVSVGGRGWIGPGMEANGYAEGTVTPPDLKETFAVGADTRTGDPLVDRVWFLDNVWPDEVGELRELFVAYTDAVRVLSDELLALFAATLDLPHNPFEHLASRPTWTCNINRYPPLTEIGPPEPGQFRIGPHTDFGTVTVLDRQPGAGGLQVYTDDGGWADAPYDPSAVTVNIGDLLSYWSGHRWPAGRHRVLPPQAAAPDEDLVSLIYFYELDHDARVTPLDPPIGRVAGLEPVISAEFLRTRLDAITMG, translated from the coding sequence ATGACCCCCATCGCGACGATCGACCTCGACCGCTGGCGCGAGGGTGGCGAATCCGCGGCGGGCGTGCTGCGCGACGTGGATGCGGGCCTGCGCCGCGCCGGGTTCCTGCTGGTGCGCGGACACGGCGTGCCGCACGGACTTCCGGATCGGCTGCGGGTCGCGGCCCGCCGCTTCTTCGCGCTACCCCCGGAGGTGAAGCAGCGCTATGCGGTGTCGGTCGGCGGTCGCGGCTGGATCGGTCCCGGGATGGAGGCCAACGGCTATGCGGAGGGCACTGTGACGCCGCCGGATCTGAAGGAGACCTTCGCCGTCGGCGCCGACACCCGCACCGGTGACCCGCTCGTGGATCGGGTCTGGTTCCTCGACAATGTCTGGCCCGACGAGGTGGGCGAACTGCGCGAGCTGTTCGTGGCCTACACCGACGCCGTCCGCGTCCTGTCCGACGAGCTGCTCGCCCTGTTCGCAGCGACGCTCGACCTGCCGCACAACCCTTTCGAGCATCTCGCGAGCCGCCCCACCTGGACCTGCAACATCAACCGCTACCCGCCGCTGACCGAGATCGGCCCGCCCGAACCCGGGCAGTTCCGCATCGGCCCGCACACCGACTTCGGCACCGTCACGGTCCTGGACCGCCAGCCCGGGGCGGGCGGGTTGCAGGTCTACACCGACGACGGCGGCTGGGCCGACGCGCCCTACGACCCGTCGGCCGTCACCGTGAACATCGGTGACCTGCTGTCGTATTGGAGCGGCCACCGCTGGCCCGCCGGTCGGCACCGGGTGCTGCCGCCGCAGGCCGCGGCGCCCGACGAGGATCTGGTGTCGCTGATCTACTTCTACGAACTTGACCACGATGCCCGGGTGACACCGCTGGACCCGCCGATCGGCCGAGTCGCGGGCCTGGAACCGGTGATCTCCGCGGAGTTCCTGCGTACCCGCTTGGACGCCATCACCATGGGCTGA